From the genome of Cryomorphaceae bacterium:
ATTCAGTATTTTCTCAACGATTGGATTTCTCAAGGAGTTCTTTGGCAGCAAATCAAGATTATTCTTAAGTGCTTTATTTTTAATTTCTTCTGCGGTCATCGAACTGCTGTGGTTATAACCAGCAAGGACACATGCCTTGTCATAAATATGCCCATCGTACATGTTTGGTAATATTTTGCGAATTGCCTTTGCGCTCAGACTGCCATGAGTGCTTTCAAAGGTTGTCCCCGCGAAAACAGATGCCGCCATATCATTGAACCGATATTTTTCGACAAGCCGCGCTTTGAGTTTCTCAATATCTTCGGCAGAATATAACATGTGCCAAAACTGATACGTGGGATGTTTATCGAAATCATTGTCCGAAAAGTCAATTTCGAAACGCAGCATTTCCGTCTCAAAACCAAGATGGTCGAAGTGCTTGATGATTTCAACGTGCCTTTCAATCGGATTTGAAATAGACGACAAGTCATACCCTTCGTATTCCAAAACTTTAAGACACCGGTCGGTAATAGCAGCAAAAGTTCTATTGCCCTCAATTTTTTTGAACTTGATCTTAGCCTGATCCTTCTTCTCATAACCAAGAAGTTTTAGAAATTCTGCGTCCGAAATTCCATCAACATGGCGCAGCCATCTATTGAGGTAGGCGCGATCATCATCTCCCAGAATAAACTCACCTTTCTCCTTGGTCGAAATCACAATATTATTCAGGTTCTGCAGTATCCTAAATTCCTGGTACAGCGGTGAAGGTTTAGGTATGGCTTTATGGTATTTTTCAAACTCGCATTCAGAAATCAAATGCTTTTGCGACTTCAGTCTTCTTTGATAGAAAATAATCACATCTCTTAACTCTTCTTTCAGTTCTGCGGTCAATTGGGGATGAACTTTTTGCTGTACACTCCACACCCTTTCAAACTCATCAAGATAATCTTGCCGATAAAAAACCTGCTTTTTAAGCCTTGCGTGTGGGTTCATTTTGACCTGTTCGTACAAATACTGACCTACGGTTTGATTGTTGAAATACAATTTCTTACTTCGATCACTGATTTCGCCCAAATAACCGCTTGATGATCCGATTTGTCGATTGATGTCAACCATGATTGATGCGACTTCAGTCAATAAGAGTTTTTCATCTAAACCTCTTTTTCTTAGCTCATACAGCTTAAGCCGTTTGGCCTTCGAATCACCTTTGATTTCTGCTTGTTCAGTACCAATTTCATTTCGAAAAATGTAATCGGTCGCCTTCGTTGTAGCACCGGTTATCTTCTCAAAATTTTCAGGAGTAAGGTGTTCTGGATAATTCTTAGATTGAAAATTCCATATTCGCTCAAGTTCGTTTTGCAAATCCGAGCGATAGAAATCAGGCAACCTTTTTCGACCTTTTTTGAGTTCGTCAAATGAGTACGCACCAGGTGTTGTATTCTGCTCATACAACAATTTTGCAATACCCATTGCATCGATAGCAGTGCCAGCCTCTTCGCCTTGAGCACGTCGATTACTCTTGTAACCTCTTTTCTTGTTTAGCATTAGCAACACTCTTGCAAAATCATTCAACGATATTGGCTCTGTCGCTGATTGAGATCGTAACTTCAGTGTCTCAAAAGTGCTTCCTGAACCCTGCTCCACTAGTAATGCATTGTCTGTAATAATGCCATTCTTCTTTAACACATCAATCAAGTTCTGACGTCTGAGCTTAAACCGTTGTAAATTCCTTCGGGCACCCCTCATTTTAGTCCTTCCGGCATTCATTGAAAGCCCCATTCCTTTTTCAAAATCTTTGATAGGTTCTCTCGATTCAGATATTTTGCCTTTAGCATCCTTTTTGACAACATTATCTCCATAGTGGATAACCCTGACTCCTGATTTTACAATTCTCGACTGTTCTGAATCCGTCTCAGCCTCGTGAACAAAAGCCCAACCAATACTCCCTGAACCCAAATCCAATCCTAAAATTTTTTTCATGACGAAAAATGTTTAATTTCGTAACTTAATTTGAAGCGATTCACAATAAGGATTATTCCGTTGTGAAAACATTTAAAGCGGCCTGCGGGTCGCTTTTTTTTATCTGCCTAATAAAACGGGCAACAAGTTAGAAATTTTTTTCTTTTTTCAAAAGCAGCTGATTGGTTGTGAGATGAAACAGGGATTTTGTTGCCAACAACACAGCATTACGTAACGGTGCCAGATACGCTAGCCGGCCTACCTGGATACATCGATATAAATGAAAAGGAGATAATCCGAAGTTGGCTTTGTGAGCCAAACCGGGTGTGTTTTAAGAGTGCCTCTGGTTACTCCGAAAACAGTGCTACGTAACTTCAGGTTAGACTTGTTGAGAAGGGCGCGCTAATGTAACCTCAAACTCCAAACCCAGCGCATCCTGCATTCTGGCCAGCATATTCCAGCTCGGTTTTCTATCGCCCATGAATAGCTGGGTAATGAATGAGGCAGAAGTACCTACTTTTTGCGACAGTTCTTTTTTCGAAATATGCCGGGCTTCCATTTCTGCATCTACCAACCCCAGAAATTTCATGGCCAATATACCCGCGTTGTGCTCGGTTTTTTCTTCTGCCGAAAGTTCGTTGAAGCTGTTTTCGAATAACTCTTTTATGTTTCCGCTCGTTCCCATTGCGTTCTTCGATTTTGCAATCACCACAAAAGAGATGCTCATTGCACAACGCCAAAATTAAGCAATAAGTTAATTTCCTGTAGTGTTTTTCATCCTTATATTACACATTTGTGGTCCGGCCATTCGTCCAGCCTAAATACAGGAATTGAGATTCATACAGGGGCTTATGTCAACTAAATACCACATTACTCAACAGGACAGGGTTGCCTCAGGCGCCATACCTTAAACCCTCCCACCAAAACACACCGAAAGGTTGCGCGCTATCTCTTTCCCAATCAGATGGATGGTCTTCCTGGAGATGTCTTGCTGCGCCGCCAGATTGGTGAATTCCTGAACGCTTGTTGCTACCCTTTCAATCAGCTCATTGTGGCGCTTGATACCCACTTTTCTGGCAACGGCCTGAAGGTCTGATTTCTGTATGCTGTTTACTTTTTGGTTGATGGATATCTTGTGCGGAATATCAAAGCTCTGATAGGGGTCAAGAGGGTAGGTCAGGTCATAAGCCGGCGACAGTGACCATTGCCCCCCGGGGTTCATCAGGAAGGAGAAATTTTTGGTGTGGTCATCGCGGTTGGACGCCAACACGTTGAAAGTCATTTGCAGAAACAGTTGTTCTTGTTGGGGGTAAGGCAGCTTGAGGAATGCCATGATTCTAAAAATGTCTTCGTACCCAAACTCGTTGTTCCGGCCAAAAAAGCCGGTGAGGGCATTGACCGTTTGCTTGTGTAGTTTTTGGTTGTTCACCCTATCGAAGCGCTTGCTGGCAAAATGCACCCGGTCTGCGTGAAAAATCAACCTTGATTCTGCTACGTTGATTCCGGCATTTCGGGCCATCTGGTTGTACACGAATTCTACGCGGTTCTTTTCCCGCGACCAAAGGTTTTGACGGTCGTGTTCCAACTTTACGATGAAATAATCTGCTGGCCCCGTGTAGCCTTGATCACCCGCCAAAAACTTCTGCTCACCACTGTTTTCTTCACCCACAATGGCCAGCAACACCTTGGCTTGAGCCCCTCCAACCGACGAGCCTATGGAAAGGATATTTTGCAATGCTTTGGGGTTGAGCAGGTAATCTGCATGGTGGTATTCACCCTTGATGATTTGGTCTGAAATCAGTGCCAACTCCTCCGGGTTCAGTTCGCTTTCTGCCGAATGTATTTTCTTGCTCACGTGGTACTCCAACGCGCCAATACCGCCATGACCCGTGTAGAGAAGTCGCTCAACGGGGTTGATTTTTCTGGTATTCAGGTTTTGGTGTTCCGCCCATTCTTTAAACACGATGTTGCCAAACGAATCGGGAAGTGAGTCGTTGAACAAGGGAATCATGCCCTCAAAACGCGTATGGAAATCAAACCCGTACAGAAACTCCTCTTTGTTGGCATGCAATACCGGTGAAAGATTGAAGTTGGCTTTGAGATAATCGGGGTCGGGTTCAAAAACGGCGGCGTTGTTTGACTCATCCCATGTGAGGTAGCCTACCGTGGTGTTCCATATGGTGACTTTGGCTGAGCTCATTTGTTTTCTTTCATAAACCGCTCTTTGGGTGAAACCGAAGAACCCGAAAGCACTTCCATTAGCTTTTCGGTTTTGTTGAACACTTTGAGTATCTTCACAAAAGTGAGCAGCGAAGTCCCTTTACCCGTCTCTATTTCGCTGATATGCTTGCGGCTTACCCCCACTTTGCCTGCGAGATCTGACTGGCTCCATTTCCTGATTTTGCGGAGCGCTTTCAGTTTCACTCCGATTTCTTCCACAATTTCACCATCTAATTTCGCAAACACTTCCATTTTGGAACATTTTGGTTACAAATATACGTCTTACACCCATAATGTAACCTATTTGTGTCATATTTCGCGATGGATCATCCCGAATACTCCAAAATGTGTTTCTATCAAAATACCCTACCGGGGCTTCGGGACCGCACAAGTAAAGTGTGGCTTCGGCTTGTGCCTCGCCTATATAATCACCCGAAAATCAAGCGCGCGGAAATGATTTCCCATTTAACCAGATTCGAGAATCCCGAATGCCCCAAAGAAAGAATACGGTGGAATCAAAATGTGATTGCGGGGCTTCGGGATCGGCACAAGTAAAGTGTGGCATCGGCTAGTGCCTCGCCTATATAATCACCCGAAAATCAAGCGCGCGGAAATGATTTCCCATT
Proteins encoded in this window:
- the cas9 gene encoding type II CRISPR RNA-guided endonuclease Cas9, encoding MKKILGLDLGSGSIGWAFVHEAETDSEQSRIVKSGVRVIHYGDNVVKKDAKGKISESREPIKDFEKGMGLSMNAGRTKMRGARRNLQRFKLRRQNLIDVLKKNGIITDNALLVEQGSGSTFETLKLRSQSATEPISLNDFARVLLMLNKKRGYKSNRRAQGEEAGTAIDAMGIAKLLYEQNTTPGAYSFDELKKGRKRLPDFYRSDLQNELERIWNFQSKNYPEHLTPENFEKITGATTKATDYIFRNEIGTEQAEIKGDSKAKRLKLYELRKRGLDEKLLLTEVASIMVDINRQIGSSSGYLGEISDRSKKLYFNNQTVGQYLYEQVKMNPHARLKKQVFYRQDYLDEFERVWSVQQKVHPQLTAELKEELRDVIIFYQRRLKSQKHLISECEFEKYHKAIPKPSPLYQEFRILQNLNNIVISTKEKGEFILGDDDRAYLNRWLRHVDGISDAEFLKLLGYEKKDQAKIKFKKIEGNRTFAAITDRCLKVLEYEGYDLSSISNPIERHVEIIKHFDHLGFETEMLRFEIDFSDNDFDKHPTYQFWHMLYSAEDIEKLKARLVEKYRFNDMAASVFAGTTFESTHGSLSAKAIRKILPNMYDGHIYDKACVLAGYNHSSSMTAEEIKNKALKNNLDLLPKNSLRNPIVEKILNQMINQINAILDHPEMGRPDEIRIEMMRELKSSADERKKMTEGIAKATEENEKIRKKLKSDFGMKKVSKNDIIRYKLWEESGHTSIYSGKPIQRADIFSPKYDIDHIIPQAKLFDDSFSNKVLCERSWNEEKSNDTAIEFLERKLSDSEFESFKARVEKHLKSKENNKMSKTKCRKLLMYSKDIPDDFIDRQLRESQYIARKAHGILNEVVRNVTPTIGRITDRLRDDWQIVDVMKELNWEKYDA
- a CDS encoding XRE family transcriptional regulator, which gives rise to MSISFVVIAKSKNAMGTSGNIKELFENSFNELSAEEKTEHNAGILAMKFLGLVDAEMEARHISKKELSQKVGTSASFITQLFMGDRKPSWNMLARMQDALGLEFEVTLARPSQQV
- a CDS encoding helix-turn-helix domain-containing protein, coding for MEVFAKLDGEIVEEIGVKLKALRKIRKWSQSDLAGKVGVSRKHISEIETGKGTSLLTFVKILKVFNKTEKLMEVLSGSSVSPKERFMKENK
- a CDS encoding type II toxin-antitoxin system HipA family toxin; this translates as MSSAKVTIWNTTVGYLTWDESNNAAVFEPDPDYLKANFNLSPVLHANKEEFLYGFDFHTRFEGMIPLFNDSLPDSFGNIVFKEWAEHQNLNTRKINPVERLLYTGHGGIGALEYHVSKKIHSAESELNPEELALISDQIIKGEYHHADYLLNPKALQNILSIGSSVGGAQAKVLLAIVGEENSGEQKFLAGDQGYTGPADYFIVKLEHDRQNLWSREKNRVEFVYNQMARNAGINVAESRLIFHADRVHFASKRFDRVNNQKLHKQTVNALTGFFGRNNEFGYEDIFRIMAFLKLPYPQQEQLFLQMTFNVLASNRDDHTKNFSFLMNPGGQWSLSPAYDLTYPLDPYQSFDIPHKISINQKVNSIQKSDLQAVARKVGIKRHNELIERVATSVQEFTNLAAQQDISRKTIHLIGKEIARNLSVCFGGRV